A section of the Stenotrophomonas sp. 364 genome encodes:
- a CDS encoding MFS transporter — MTRVSVAPSFAPRPWLAVVAAGLATFSVVTTEMLPVGLLSSIAEQLGTRTGTVGLTLSLPALLAALFAPIAVIGAGGIDRRWILAGLLGLLVVANLASALAVDIYWLLAARVLVGFCMGGIWAIAGGLAARLVPAGGVGLATSIIFGGVAAASVLGVPLGTWVGDLAGWRWAFAGMALFSAAVLALHLLAMPALPVASSPTLRQLRGQLGNRALQAGLLLTLLLVGAHSMTFTFVRPLLVSVAGIDPRWMGAVLFGYGIAGIGGNFLAGTAAARRTAPTVAAIALGLLLTPVLFVTVGDSPAAGTAVLLLWGLAYGGVSVALMTWVMRAAPHAVEMASALYVGVFNVGIALGSWSGGQLMDGPGLTAMLWSSAGCAGAALALALVLTARG; from the coding sequence ATGACCCGCGTTTCCGTTGCACCTTCCTTCGCACCGCGTCCATGGCTGGCGGTGGTGGCCGCCGGCCTGGCCACGTTCTCGGTGGTCACCACCGAAATGCTGCCGGTCGGCCTGCTGTCGAGCATCGCCGAACAGTTGGGCACGCGCACCGGCACCGTGGGTCTAACGCTCTCGCTACCGGCGCTGCTGGCCGCGTTGTTCGCGCCGATCGCGGTGATCGGCGCCGGTGGCATTGACCGCCGCTGGATCCTGGCAGGCTTGCTGGGCCTGCTGGTGGTCGCCAACCTGGCCTCCGCGTTGGCAGTGGACATTTACTGGCTGCTCGCCGCCCGCGTGCTGGTGGGGTTCTGCATGGGCGGCATCTGGGCCATCGCCGGTGGCTTGGCGGCGCGACTGGTGCCGGCCGGGGGCGTGGGCCTGGCCACGTCGATCATCTTCGGCGGTGTCGCGGCGGCGTCAGTGCTGGGCGTACCGCTGGGCACCTGGGTCGGCGACCTGGCCGGCTGGCGCTGGGCCTTTGCCGGCATGGCGTTGTTCAGCGCAGCGGTACTGGCGCTGCATCTTCTGGCAATGCCCGCGCTGCCGGTGGCGTCTTCGCCCACGCTGCGCCAGTTGCGCGGGCAGTTGGGCAACCGGGCGCTGCAGGCGGGGCTGCTGCTGACGCTGCTGCTGGTCGGTGCTCACTCCATGACGTTCACCTTCGTGCGGCCGCTGCTGGTCAGCGTGGCCGGCATCGATCCGCGCTGGATGGGTGCCGTGCTGTTCGGCTACGGCATCGCGGGCATCGGCGGCAATTTCCTCGCGGGCACCGCGGCCGCCCGTCGCACTGCACCGACGGTTGCTGCCATTGCGCTGGGCCTGCTGCTCACGCCGGTACTGTTCGTTACCGTCGGCGATAGCCCGGCTGCCGGTACCGCCGTGCTGCTGCTCTGGGGGCTGGCCTATGGCGGGGTGTCGGTGGCGCTGATGACCTGGGTGATGCGGGCCGCGCCACACGCGGTTGAAATGGCGAGCGCGCTGTATGTCGGCGTGTTCAACGTGGGCATCGCGCTGGGCTCATGGAGCGGCGGCCAGCTGATGGACGGGCCGGGGCTGACCGCCATGCTGTGGTCGTCGGCGGGCTGTGCCGGCGCCGCGCTGGCCTTGGCCCTGGTGCTGACGGCACGCGGGTAA